Part of the Mytilus edulis chromosome 9, xbMytEdul2.2, whole genome shotgun sequence genome, GTGCAGTGTaatcaaaatttatgatttttttttcaatcattttagaaATAGAAGTTTCAAAGGGAGATAAGACAGTCCAGTCactaattcatataaaaatagacaaatcatgGAATCTTTTTGAcaacatattttaatgaaaagtatCAGTTTTGATTCAAATTTATGTCTGTTTCGTatagaaataaaatgatattttataagaagaagtatatttataaatactttaCCAATGACAATTTATATACAaaccttaaaggggcactagctgccaaattcatgttcaccaatttgactcaaattctcatattttatttataacaaagttaaacatttttccaaactaccaaaagtataaaataaacaatttacaggacatggtctcaataagatgtagcttcattttatgtgaattttagccaagacgccatctaattaactatcgagttgaccttctatggccatataagcgatgtaaacataaacatagatataaatagataaagcaactcgtgcaattggatttttataggtctgttaaattttgtattctagattaaatgtttatgtttatcgtcgtttttacctttataagaacgattttttgtggatcgaatcagtcaatcaaattatttacctttgtttcacttcaatgttgacattcttttcctttaaataaccagaCATGGgcaatgcatgcgttattctaCCTCTTTCTACTGGGTttaattggagttcacatgaatacagatttaacgagttcaaattattcacttgcaagtgaataattcattatcaatatttatttgcttaatttgacaaaattgaaccattttagctgataaaagcaaattattatttcactatttcactttgaaccaaaacaaatcatactttagattttttatatatctcgtagctattGCCCCTTTAAAACttgattgatatacatatatatgtttaaagAATTACATGTGAACAATTTCAATGATAGAAGTGGAATATGAATATGAAAGGATTGGAAGTATAATGTTTATACTGCACATGCTTCATACTAACAAACTTTCTATTGTGATGATCTAAAATATTTTGTCAGAAGTAAGGTTATATCATTAGGCAATTTTGCTCCAATTTATCACATTATTCATAAGCTATCTTATCAAAGGGTACACTGTGTATGTGTGGAAAACCCGAAATTAGATTAATTGACTTAGAATTTTTGTCaaacaattaaaattttgtaGGATTTATTATCTGATTATTTCAGACTATAGAAGTTTACATCatcaaagtgataaaaaaaaatcactgataAGAGAGGctttttgttgaatttaatagGTTTTGAATTTCAAACTTGTGACATTgcttgaatgataaaaaaaaaaccagaatttataaatacattttaaatatgcattaaaagaacttgtatttttgttttaagtgaaTCTGTCAGACCATTTGTCaagtgttaaacatgttatctTGGTATTATCTGGAAAAGGAGGTGTTGGGAAGAGTACAGTGGCTACACAGTTAGCAGTAGGATTGAAACTAAAGGGCAAAAAAGTAAGATTTAGTATATACTTATGTTGATAGTGAAACATTcagttttattgtttgaattgatAGTTAACTGCCAGCCCTTCATTGACACAATGTGTAGTGCAAGTTTAGTAGAATGATTTTTAATACTGTAGGTTTGAAAAGCAAAATGCATAGAATATCTGAGATCTAGGAGCATAAAAAATCTACATTTGATCTAGGAGCATAAAAAATCTACACTTGATCTAGGAGCATAACAAATCTAAACTTGATCTAGGAGCATAAATCATCTACAAATGATCTAGGAGCATAAAATCCAAAAAGAACCTAAACAAACAAATTGTCAAAATCCTAAACAGATTATTTTAAGTGGAATTTTCAACTGTTGTTCTAGTGCAATTGTGTAATTTTATTATCTTGTCTGAGACAAAAGTCCATAGGGATGGCAATCTTAAACcaaaatttttttataaagctttatatgtcagaagttttaagatattttaaatgcttcataccttgtatgcaTTTACATTGTGTGACGAAGTTTCCATCTGTCAAAATGAAattctcttattatgagtaataggataccCATATTTGATATATGTGTTTCTTGCAACGTCTACATGTCTGTCAGGAAGGGTCCACCCTACCTCAACTTCATTTAGAGGATCAGTGATTATGTTTCAAATATCAACAATGAGAAGAACAGCTGTAAAAGCTCTGTTCCTTTGTTTTTTGTATGTTTCTTGCTGTGTATGTACTGATtgtgtgtcatggatggatacccaatatcctttggtttttttattcaatttagttattgcccttcaaCATTGAAACTAATTTTCATTATTGTGGCAATAACTCCTTGTAAATGCAACTCCTCTGATACCAATTTATAGATACGTTCATGCTTGGATGAATTGTTCACCATCATATATATGCAGTTGAGCATATTATACTCTCATAAAAATAATTTGGTCTCAACACTCCTACAGAATTATGTGACACGactttttttttagtattgtGACAATTACACTATGATTACAACTCTGAGACCATTTGTcagaaatatctaatatttaGCACTACTGTGTGCAATCTTTGTAAGTTGAGCAGTTTAACCATTTTTAACCAGTTTTTTGAAGGAAAAATTGATTATTGATTTGGGGTTGTATGGTAGGGGGCGGGCTGGTGGCTGCCAAACAGTATCTGAAAAGGcttctacaaaaaaaatccaaatcaaatttgaatatatttttttctgtgactaaatgaaggtaaatttcattttcacaattttagttGTTCTCGTTGTTGAGTTATAGACCTTTCAGGAGCCAAAAGTGGTATTTATTATATGATTGAGGTATTTCCCTTTGAACTGATGgttaattatgaatataaaatttGATAACTATAAGTGTTTATGAATAACCTGTTATCAGATACCAAAGCATGTGGTAAATATTAATCACAGAATTATAATTGGAATGGTAGTGTTGATGAAATGCTCTGTAGGACAGTTTAAATGTATACAAATCACATTTCTTGGACTTATCAAAGTGTCATTTGTAAACGGCGGGTTTTAATGTCAGTCCCATTATTGTCTTAAGAATATAGCAACAACGGACGTTTCTAAGGGcttgtttttatacgcccgtcgtcttttagacgggacgtattatggtttaccgttgtccgtccgtccgtccttccatccgtccgtccgtcgtccacacttcggacaataactcaaaaacactttcaccaatttccatgaaacttaagtgaattgtttatatctattgacgtaagctcccttttgttttgtttttttttaatttcagattttaagttttggatttatggggctttattcataaaaaaggggggattttcaacactttggacaataactcaaaaaggctttcaccaatttccatgaaactttggtgaattgtttatatctattgatgtaagctccctttcaatttttataaatttcagattttaagttttggatttatggggctttattcataaaaaagggggattttcaacacttcggacagtaactcaaaaaggctttcaccaatgtccatgaaactttggtgaattgtttatatctattgatgtaagctccctttcaatttttataaatttcagattttaagttttggatttatggggctttattcataaaaaaaagggggattttcaacacttcggacaataactcaaaaaggctttcaccaatgtccatgaaactttggtgaattgtttatatctattgatgtaagctccctttcaatttttataaatttcagattttacatttccgtgttatgaatttttatgcttaaaaaaggggggattttcgaatttttggacaataactaacactttcacaaaattttatgcaactttgataaattgtttatatctattgacataagctccctttccatttttataaattttagattttacgttttcttaagtaatgaatttttatacctaaaaaagggggattttatgaaactttggtgaatatattaaagtaacatcccttttgatttgtatatatatttctagttgatgatataaattcatttaaagcataaaagacaagttaaaagagcaacgggcgtatcatgcgctaaagcgcagccctttatttaatgttgccaatatatttgataaaaagaatatttaaatgtgttttaacaGATTGGTCTATTAGATGTAGACCTTTGTGGTCCAAGTGTGCCAAAAATGTTTGCTGTGGAAGGCAAAGATATTCATCAGTGTCCAGAAGGGTATGTTACACAATTAAACAATAATCAACATTACTGTCAAGACATTTGTACTTCCCTTTTAACAATTCAAAAAACTATgtctatattttgtttaaaattttgctaTCTTTCAtgtctcaacaaaattttccTGGTGATGAAATAAAACCAGCATTTTCTAAACCAAATTAACACATTATACCATGAAATTGCTCCCATCTTTCTCATTAACCATTTTGAACTTAGACTCTGTCAGTCAATTTAGTGAATGGGTTCAATGCAGCTGCTAACTAAGATTTTTTCCAAAATATATAGAGGTTGACCTAAATGTTCAACAACAAACTAAATAATTACTGTTCTAGAGAAAGTATTTATTCTTAACAGACAAAAAGTAGGAAAAGACATGGACAAGAATCTTGAATTGAGACAGGTACAAATGAAGTGTACACGTACCAAACTCTTCCTTGTTTATCTTGATTACCTTGGTTTATCGATTACCCAAgatacaaatgaaatatttataaatgaaaatgcttccacgaaaagtaaacacatgtaccagtaaatgaatttaattatgtagatattacagaaatttaaaaaaaaaacttttttgaaaactaatacatgtacatttaaaatatTGAAGTCACTGGAACCAAGCTCCAAATATTTCATATGTTTGCAATGAATTCATGCTTTCTTTAACCACTTGAAAGTAGCAATTTAACTGATTTGATTTTTGTCACACTAGGTGGTTACCTGTTTATGTTGATAAGGAACAACAGCTAGGTGTCATGTCAATAGCTTTTTTGTTAGACGGTAAGGACGACGCTGTTGTTTGGAGAGGACCAAAGAAAACAGGTAAGTCATTCGGTGTAGAAATAATAGAATCATTTACactttaaagatataaatatttaagatcaGATCATAGATTTCATTCTTCTCCTATCCTCAATGCAGCGAGGGGGGTGACATAGAAATATGTGGTGTACATCACCCTGTCTGGTGTTACATACATTTCTTCATACTTTGAAGAGAATAAACGGTATAAGAATGGTTTATTAGACTAAGTTATTAATGAATGGTATTTCATGTTAGGTTTCTTGACAAAGTGTCCATACAATATATCTTTCATTAATGTATATAGATGGAGAACTTGACCTTGAACTTGTTTCTAGGAAAACTAAACAAATAATAGATTGATGGTTGACTTCTTAAGGTCACTTTACCACATAGTGTAAAACCTAGGGGGTATGGTATGGTTGACCATGAGTCAACttacatttattttaaagaataagGATGTAAAAAACTACCATTCTTTTGTTAACAATGAAGATAAGAAATCATCTATAGTATAAGTAAGCTATATAACACCATGAgatgacaaaaatgtaaaactaaaagaaataatgAATGACACATGGCTATTATTAGGCTACCAGTTTATAGATATTACTTATATGATATCTATTGTGATGTATTGGTGCTATTTTGTTCCAGCAATGATAAAGCAATTTCTGAGTGATGTTGTATGGAGAGATATTGACTACTTAATCATTGACACACCACCAGGAACATCTGATGAACATCTGTGTGTTATTGATAACCTCAAGGCTTATAATCCAGACGGAGCTATCCTCGTTACAACACCACAAGTATGTATCATGCTCCACAACCTTTGTGCTTAAGGTCTGATCTGTGCattgtgttttgtctttttttccaaACTCTTTCAGTAGTAAAAGCTGCTGTTATTTCAAGTAAGTGTCGGAAAACAATTGAATCAGCAATTTGAGGAAGCACAAAGTCATTGAAAGTGTATACACTCAATACCACTTTAGTTGGTCAGATGaattaactttattttaaaatctagTACACAGCAATTAAAATGTCATAATTCCTATAAGTGGTGCTCAACCAACAAAAGGCATTATATGTTGTGATATATAGTCATTATTGTTGACTCACCAATCAAAATGACTCTGTTATTGGGCGGCTGAGGAGCAATTGAGTGTTAGTTTCTTGTTGTATAATCTATGATATCTAGCCTTTTAATATTCATTACTTAATTTAAAGACGCTGTTATTATTAATGCAAAGAATGCAACAATATCAGGCTTGCAATAATATAAACCAGCATTCATAATTTCTGTAGATATTTTCCTCATCCAAATGTTTGTGCAATTGCATTAATAGTAATGAGTGATTTGCATTAATAAACACATGGCAGACTATAGGGTATaggtttctcattgttgaagggtgtatgcttacatccactttatttgaactttagttgatagttgtctcattggcaattataccacatttccatttttttaaatgaatttattgcTGTATTTagattataattttttgtttattatttatggtAGGTCATGATTTTAATGGAAAGAAGCAATTCATTAGAATTTAAACTAAGTTAGCTTAAAAGACTGGAGAAATATTTGAATAACGAATGAATATACAATTTTCTGATTATGAATATACAATATTAGAAATgaattacaaatgtaatataagttgtgatgaattttaaaattttttcatacaattttatttaacatacatttacacgctttttatacgaccgcaaaaattgaaaatttttttggtcgtatattggtatcacgttggcatcttcgtctgcgtcgtcgtccgaatacttttaattttcgcactctaactttagtaaaagtgaatagaaatctatgaaatttaaacacaaggtttatgaccacaaaaggaaggttgggagttttggtccaattattttaggaattaggggccaaaaagggcccaaataagcattttcttggttttcgcactataactttagtttaagtaaatagaaatctatgaaattttgacacaaggtttatgaccacaaaaggaaggttgggattgattttgggaggtttggttccaacagtttaggaattaggggcaaaaaaagggcccaaataagcattattcttggttttcgcacaacaactttagtataagtaaatagaaatcaatgaaatttaaacacaaggtttatgaccacaaaaggaaggttgggattgattttgggagttttggtcccaacagctTAGGAAGAAGGggcccaaaaggtccaaaattaaactttgtttgatttcatcaaaaattgaataatttaggttctttgatatgccgaatttaACTGTAGATTCTTAAtatttggtccctttttcaaattggtctacattaaggtccaaagggtccaaaattaaacttagtttgattttatcaaaaattgaatccttgcggttctttgatatgctgaatctaaaaatgtacttagatttttgattaatggccagttttcaagttggtcccaatcagggtccaaaattaaactgtttgatttcatcaaaaattgaatgattgtggttctttgatatgccaaatctacaGTAACTGTGtaagtagattcttaatttttggtcccattttcaaattggtccacattaaggtccaaagggtccaaaattaaactaagtttgattttaacaaaaattgaattctttggcttctttgatatgctgaatcaaaaCATGTACTTaaaagatttttgattatgggcccagttttcaagttggtccaaatcaggatccaaaattattatattaagtattgtgcaatagcaagaaattttcaattgcacagtattcagcaatagcaagaaatcttcaattgcacagtattttgcaatagcaagaaattttcaattgcacagtattgtgcaatagcaagaaatcttcaattgcacagtattgtgcaatggcaagtattttcaattgcacagtattgagcaatagcaagaaatatctaattgcacaatattgcacaatagcaagaaattttcaattggagttatctttctttgtccagaatagtagttgaatcaacttaaatcattgttttacacaatatacaatgtatattcacttttactaccaactgattattaaaacaatctttaccattcagtgataacaagcactttttttacattttaatattttatgatgtatttaaatgagtagttattgctaggggccattagaaatttgaattgagatcagttttggaataagggaaagggggatgtgaaaaaaaaaaattggggggggggggtcaatttttctcatttcagatttcataaacaaaaagaatttttttcaatttcgttgaaagtattaatattcaacagcatagtgaattgctcaaaggaaaaacaaaaattttaagttcattggaccacattcattctgtgtcagaaacctatgctgtgtcaactatttaatcacaatccaaatttagagctgaaccCAGCTTgcatgttgtgtccatacttgccccaactgttcagggttcaacctcttcGGTCGTATTAAGCTGCGCCcttattaagtataagataaagttcattcatagaaaaatatagcaaaatatattaaattaaaaaaattatttagaccCACAAGCCCCCTTAAGCAGCGAAAAATGCAAATTACTTTCTGCAACATTTTTAAGTAGAAGAACATTTATTAAAATTCCAAAGACTAGACATTTCTGTCTTTTTAATTGATGGCATATAGTTCAAGGTTACAAAATCTGAGGAATTCTTTATTTGTAAACCAAAAAAAACTTATTTCTTTCAGATGTAATACATATGATTGTTTGACAATCTATTTGATATTTTGCAGGCAGTGGCTGTGGGCGATGTAGTTAGAGAGTTAACTTTCTGTAAAAAAACACACATACCAATTATTGGTCTTATCGAAAATATGAGTGGATTTGTATGTCCTCATTGTACAGTAAGTAGAATATTAAAAGATTTGTATTGTCTACTTTTTAGAAATAAATCACACATATTTGAGTGAATTTTATtgtgaataatatttttttaatactaaataTGTGTATGGAAAAAAAATTTCTGTCAACGTTCTTTTAAAAAAGGTTAGAGTATTTTGTTCTGTTATATGAATGAACACAAGGGACTTCTTTGGTCTTTGTGATGTTGaaagaagaaattaaacaataataatatctttTCCTTAAAAATAGCTCAGTTCTATAATTTTCAGATGATTTTGGCAAAGAGAATGGGACAAATAGTCCATCTTCTCTTATGTTAACAGTTGTTCATTTTACAACCAGTCTTTTCCACAactaacatttttaaaatgaaaagtttaatttaaacTCTTTAATGCTTGTTTTAGGAGAGTTCTCTGGAAACATTCacttttgttgatttatttttttatttctaggagtgtacaaatgtattttccAAAGGTGGAGGAGAATCCCTGGCTAAAAAATACCATATTCCTTTCTTAGGTTAGTATCTCATAATTAATCTAAATATGCATTGAGGATCTTCAAGAGTAAATTcaccaaaaaaaggaaaatagaTCTGATGTTCaatttgtataaacaaatattaacTTAAAAATACTAACGTTTTATTCTGCTGGAAAAGTGAgcaaaaattgattttaaatcgAACTACCAATACCACAACGTGAAACTTTAAGAAagcatcatatttgtttttccttttatTTTGCTATTATGTGTTGCAACAGGTCcaatgtgggtttttttctttcgGATGACAATATGGTGAAATGCTTctttattcataaaacaaatatttatgtgATATTTTCTTGTGTTGAAACGTTGAAAATATTTGTACTACAAATTCTAATGAAAAGCAAATTGTTCCATGATTTTCTAACTGGCTACAGTTTTTGGTTCCATAATCTGGATGGTCCAAAGGTAAAAACACCTGTCATTCCATTTACTAGTGTGGATAATTAACTGCTAGCATATCGAATAATTGGTTGCCCTTCATGTGTTTACATCATCTCATACctgcttttatatatataattgtcataTAGGGGTTGAGAAGATGTAAACACTTTGGAATAGACTGGCTTTACGGTATGTTAAAGAATTGCCCATTTTATGTCAAAGTACTATGTATTAACTGAATTAAAGAATTGAGCATATGTAAAAGTGAAGCTAATGTTCAGTCAcaatcaaaactttttttaaactttctctGGGCACTCCTGCTTCCTCCACTAATAAGAACTGGACGCCTCGAAATAGCGTTATtgggtgcttaaaagtggcgttaaaataccaaaaatcaaatcaaattttaaCTTTGTTTCTACACTAAATTTGGAAGGTTCAGAAGATGAATGTTGTAATGTTTAAGTATACTAATAATCCTCCAAatctaatttaaaataatgaagaaCTTCTGTTATGTACATAATAGGAACAGGTAAATGTAAAATTTCACCAATCTTGTATGGATAAAAGACACACATTtggtatatatatgaaaaagtatCTGGTAGCAAATAAAGTATAAAATAGCCTTTTATACAAAATTGTCAttctggtgtaaaaaaaaaatggatgggGTCAATTAAAATGTGCATGTACGCAGAAGGGTTATAAATTCTATGAATTTCACATTTACCAGTCTGATCCTCTCAAATTTAATAAGATTTGTTAATGTActggtattaattatttttacagGATCCATTCCACTGGACCCACAACTAACACAGTGTATGGAGGAGGGAAAGAGTTTTTTAGAACATTGTAAATCTTCACCCACAATGACTGCCTTAAACAAAGTGATTGAAAAACTAATATTAGTGGATCGAGATTTTCTGTAGTGTTTTGACTTAGATTTTTCTGGACAATTTGCTGCATTTTATGAATGCAAGTGTTTGTGAAACACAGTATTATAATACGACAAAGTAAAATGttgacaacatacatgtatatcatttagGAAATACTAAGATGCTATACATGCaacattttgtataatatttttaagAAGTTACTGAGGGGTCCTCTATGTTGCtattaaaaattctataaaacCAAAACTAAATGAATCAAATTTTGTTGTCTTAAAATTTTTGAATTGtggattaaaaatcaaaacaatgacaGGTAGTTCAAACAAACATCTGTACATAATGATATTTCCTTTTTTAAGatctatttttaatttctttacattCATAAAATATTGATCACCTTATTGAATCTTTTATGACAATTAAGTCTAAATAGGACTAAATATTCATTGGACCATTCTTAAGTAGTCCTCGTAAAAACTGAGCTAATCATACTGGGCATGTTTTGATGGATccatgtccaataaccctatgatgCCAAGCAGTGTCAAAAAGTGTCTCACCCATTCTTCCTAGATTTTAACAATTATAGGCGACTAAAAGAGAGTGTATTCAAACTTCTAGAAGAATAGAAGTACAATTGTTTAGAGACtatccattttgaatttttctggAGTTCATCATTGTTGcatttgttattctacttttatttcattgaaaatgTTATTTGTTTAAAACAGATAAGTGATTTTTTATGTGAGGCTGGGAAACATTTTCTTTACAGGAAAAGCCATTCACCTATCAACCAATTGGGTTGATATCTTACAGGATATAAATTCTATTAGAAACTTTTATGAAGCATATTTATATACTGATACAATGTAATTGTTAAAACAGAAATTGTTCAATTTTGTATAAGCTTCTTGGCTTTTATCATCTATCAGCttaaacaaaataacatttatatatgAATTAGATTAAATAAGAGACTAAAGTCTTTGGCAGAACATAtgcaaaaaaagatattttttttcataattctttcaaTGATAAGTGAAactgaataaaaatgaatattaattttgtttcttgTAAATTTATATTGAATCACAACTAGTTTATTGCCTTCACAGAAATAAAAAGTGGTACAGGATTATTTAGATATTTGCTCAATGGTTATTAAGAAGATGTGCAATATCATGAATGGAAAGTGAAGATGATAAGATGGTTCATGATATAAAAACTCATTTAATGTTCAGCATATATATAGTGACAAGTGGGATTATATACTTAGGTTTCAGTGGATGTTTCATCTTATTGTCTCCTGTATGAGACATTGCGGAGAAGTGGAAATAACTGTTTCATTTACATAACTTAAATATATAGAGGGTTCTTTCAAATGCTGAATCCAAACCGGAGTTCTGAAAATAATAGTTAAGATTTTTGGGCCCAGTTTcaaagttggtccaaatcagggttcaaaataaaactttgtttgatatatttaaaaaaaaaaatgaatttaggATTGTAGGCTGCTTGATCAAATTGGTACATTAAGGTCGAAAGGGTCCttaattaaacttttgtttgatttcataaaaaattggattATTGGGGTTCTTTTAAATGCTTATTCTAACAATGTacttaaattcagaaattattgcatgcatttattattgcaattttgtcattttagacttaaatgctattttaattttaacgATTTTGAGAGAAAAACCTAATTAAGGAGGCTCAAGGGTataaaaattttggaaaaaattaaaaaccaattcttcagtgAACAACTGAacgtctttccacctcgataataaaaatgcaatttaaaaaaagtgttgGAAAATGTCACTCCTGGTTCATGTAATTTATGcttcaaactgatataaaaaaatacaattataggTACTTTTTCATAGGAAAAGTCTGAAATAGGCAACTAGCGGTTAAAATACGATTATT contains:
- the LOC139488792 gene encoding cytosolic Fe-S cluster assembly factor NUBP2 homolog (The sequence of the model RefSeq protein was modified relative to this genomic sequence to represent the inferred CDS: added 16 bases not found in genome assembly), coding for MASPNDNEVAQMSVPVKKRRLGSDYSSPLLLTTSSIHVASEVNLSDHLSSVKHVILVLSGKGGVGKSTVATQLAVGLKLKGKKIGLLDVDLCGPSVPKMFAVEGKDIHQCPEGWLPVYVDKEQQLGVMSIAFLLDGKDDAVVWRGPKKTAMIKQFLSDVVWRDIDYLIIDTPPGTSDEHLCVIDNLKAYNPDGAILVTTPQAVAVGDVVRELTFCKKTHIPIIGLIENMSGFVCPHCTECTNVFSKGGGESLAKKYHIPFLGSIPLDPQLTQCMEEGKSFLEHCKSSPTMTALNKVIEKLILVDRDFL